A window of the Elusimicrobiota bacterium genome harbors these coding sequences:
- a CDS encoding glutamine synthetase family protein, which yields MSKTMPVEHNPLKNFLEIPYDELEALNLEAAVAAEKLSPDELEKKYCAYLLKEKRLKAVTVCFTDIEGRFHMLDYDKQHFLRANDNLTFDGSSIRGFTTQKESDLRLGIDWGSIVWLPSDVFGPGKVIMFGTVLNRDKTTYESDFRARLTGLALEMKKTRGLTANVAAEVEGFVVKGLNAEQSYNDDTGFQLISTGGYFHSLPLAPLKNFIDTAAEAQRSMGFRNEKDHPEVAPSQFELNFSHAGVVRACDLVQLYKLVCRQVAANMGMTATFLPKPVSGVNGSGMHLNLSFSKGGKNIFHDAKGEDGLSKAAWDVISRILNHAQELSLILNSSVNAYRRLDPHFEAPNQIKVSSVDRGAMIRIPAGNERSARLEIRSVAPDANPYLSLYALLRTALDGEPLTKDESKRDRVRFLPGNIYDALRIFRGSEFIRNMLGTAPHEKYAAHKQAAADRSPRELGTVVKTSEVLFHHDITTQMLWHKF from the coding sequence ATGTCTAAAACCATGCCAGTGGAACACAATCCCCTGAAGAACTTTCTGGAGATCCCCTACGATGAACTTGAGGCGCTGAACCTGGAAGCCGCAGTCGCCGCCGAAAAGCTGAGCCCGGACGAATTGGAAAAAAAATACTGCGCCTACCTGCTGAAGGAAAAACGCCTGAAAGCGGTTACGGTCTGCTTCACCGATATCGAAGGCCGTTTTCATATGCTGGATTACGACAAGCAGCATTTCCTGCGTGCCAACGACAACCTGACCTTCGACGGCTCTTCCATCCGCGGGTTCACGACGCAGAAGGAATCGGACCTGCGCCTCGGTATCGACTGGGGAAGTATTGTCTGGCTGCCTTCCGACGTTTTCGGCCCCGGCAAGGTTATAATGTTCGGCACCGTCCTTAACCGCGACAAGACCACCTATGAGTCTGATTTCCGCGCCCGCCTGACCGGCCTGGCCCTTGAAATGAAAAAGACACGGGGTCTGACCGCGAACGTAGCGGCCGAGGTGGAGGGTTTCGTGGTGAAGGGGCTTAACGCCGAGCAGTCCTACAACGACGATACGGGTTTCCAGCTTATATCCACCGGCGGCTACTTTCATTCGCTGCCGCTGGCCCCGCTGAAAAACTTCATCGATACCGCCGCGGAGGCGCAGCGCTCGATGGGTTTCCGCAACGAAAAGGACCATCCGGAGGTGGCCCCGTCCCAGTTCGAGCTCAACTTTTCCCACGCCGGCGTGGTGCGCGCCTGTGACCTGGTACAGCTTTACAAGCTGGTCTGCCGGCAGGTAGCCGCCAACATGGGTATGACGGCCACTTTTCTTCCCAAGCCGGTTTCCGGAGTCAACGGCAGCGGCATGCACTTGAACCTGTCGTTTTCTAAAGGCGGGAAGAACATCTTCCACGACGCGAAAGGCGAGGACGGCCTTTCCAAGGCCGCCTGGGACGTGATCTCCCGGATCCTGAACCATGCGCAGGAGTTGTCGCTGATACTAAATTCAAGCGTGAACGCCTACCGGCGGCTGGACCCGCATTTTGAAGCGCCCAACCAGATAAAGGTCTCGTCGGTAGACCGCGGCGCTATGATACGCATACCGGCCGGCAACGAGAGATCCGCCCGGCTGGAGATACGCTCCGTGGCTCCGGACGCGAATCCCTATCTCTCCCTGTACGCGCTGCTGCGCACAGCGCTCGATGGCGAGCCCCTTACCAAAGATGAGAGCAAGCGCGACCGTGTGCGCTTTCTGCCCGGCAACATCTATGACGCGCTGCGCATCTTCCGCGGCAGTGAATTTATAAGGAATATGCTGGGCACGGCCCCGCACGAGAAATATGCCGCGCACAAGCAGGCCGCCGCCGACCGCAGCCCCAGGGAACTTGGCACCGTGGTTAAAACCTCGGAAGTGCTGTTTCACCATGACATAACCACGCAGATGCTCTGGCATAAGTTCTAG
- a CDS encoding molybdopterin-dependent oxidoreductase, whose amino-acid sequence MDTKNLKIVNKPVIKIDAMGLACGEPVFTDDVDFQGLLCGKILWSPHAHAEIKKIDVSDALKVPGVKAVLTYKDLPRVPHTTAGQGYPEPSPYDTYTLDSKVRFVGDRVAAVAAETPEAAHEALSKIKVEYKLLPAVFDTFEAMKDGAPVIHDEPDSKNIPDAKHNIAAKFDFEVKNGEWFKEADFVLEHSWKIPYLQHCALEPHVTIASFDHFGRLVLRTSTQVPFHVRRIVAQALNIPVKKIRVIKPRIGGGFGSKQEVLLEDITAALALKTGRPVKIEYTRRETFVSSRTRHPSTVRMKAGVKKDGTITDAEMEITLNTGAYGSHALTVMMCAGSHTLPFYKIKNNIRFIGRSVYTNMPVSGAYRGYGATQGFFAWDCLMDMMAEKIGMDPVEFRRRNYIRLGEGSPVFKAMGEGREGVEQVITSTGLFEAIDKGLAEIKWKEKSAKYREQTGPIRRGLGMACMMQGSGIPEVDMASATIKMNEDGSFNLLIGATDLGTGSDTILAQIAAEVLGVKTGDMIVYSSDTDLTPFDVGAYASSTTFISGGAVKKTAEKVREMIIEVAAKILDAKKEDLRLEGGKVVSKTGASCLLSEVANTSLYYYDQHQITASASHFAHTSPPPFQANFVEVEVDTETGKIKILDYVSCVDCGTAVNPTLAEGQNDGAVLNGISHTLSEEMEFSSNGTPLNASFRRYKIFSSADTPPVRTFIIPSWEPNGPFGAKSVSEIGINGPLPAVANAVHNAVGIRLFDAPFTPDKVLAALKKAK is encoded by the coding sequence ATGGATACTAAAAATCTGAAAATAGTCAACAAGCCGGTAATTAAAATAGATGCCATGGGCCTTGCCTGCGGCGAGCCCGTGTTTACCGATGATGTGGATTTCCAGGGTCTGCTATGCGGCAAAATACTCTGGAGCCCGCACGCTCACGCCGAAATAAAAAAGATAGACGTTTCCGACGCGCTTAAAGTCCCCGGCGTGAAAGCCGTCCTGACCTATAAGGACCTGCCGCGCGTGCCGCACACCACCGCCGGCCAGGGTTACCCCGAGCCTTCGCCTTATGATACCTATACCCTTGACAGCAAGGTGCGCTTTGTCGGCGACCGCGTAGCCGCCGTGGCGGCGGAAACGCCCGAGGCGGCCCATGAGGCCCTCTCTAAAATAAAAGTGGAATATAAACTGCTGCCGGCGGTTTTTGACACCTTTGAAGCTATGAAAGACGGCGCTCCGGTAATACATGACGAGCCGGATTCAAAGAATATCCCCGACGCGAAACATAACATAGCGGCCAAATTCGACTTTGAGGTGAAAAACGGCGAGTGGTTCAAAGAAGCTGATTTTGTGCTGGAACATTCCTGGAAAATCCCCTATTTGCAGCATTGCGCCCTGGAGCCGCATGTAACTATAGCCTCTTTTGACCATTTCGGCCGGCTGGTGCTGCGGACTTCCACACAGGTGCCTTTTCATGTGCGGCGCATAGTGGCGCAGGCGCTTAACATCCCCGTAAAAAAAATACGCGTTATAAAACCCCGCATAGGCGGCGGTTTCGGTTCAAAGCAGGAGGTGCTGCTTGAGGATATTACGGCGGCGCTTGCCCTTAAGACCGGCCGGCCGGTGAAGATCGAATACACCCGCCGCGAGACCTTTGTGTCTTCGCGCACCCGCCACCCGTCCACCGTGCGCATGAAGGCCGGAGTGAAAAAGGACGGTACTATAACCGACGCGGAGATGGAAATAACCCTTAACACCGGCGCTTACGGCTCGCACGCGCTTACGGTTATGATGTGCGCAGGCTCTCACACCCTGCCTTTCTATAAGATCAAGAATAATATCCGGTTTATCGGGCGCAGCGTTTATACCAATATGCCGGTGTCAGGCGCTTACCGCGGTTACGGCGCCACCCAGGGTTTTTTCGCCTGGGACTGCCTGATGGATATGATGGCTGAAAAAATAGGCATGGACCCCGTTGAATTCAGGCGCAGGAATTATATACGGCTTGGCGAGGGCTCGCCGGTGTTTAAGGCCATGGGAGAAGGCCGGGAGGGCGTTGAGCAGGTTATAACTTCCACCGGCCTTTTTGAAGCCATAGATAAGGGCCTGGCTGAAATAAAATGGAAAGAGAAGTCCGCGAAGTATCGCGAACAGACCGGCCCGATCCGCCGGGGACTCGGTATGGCCTGCATGATGCAGGGCTCCGGCATTCCCGAAGTGGACATGGCCTCCGCCACCATAAAAATGAACGAGGACGGCTCTTTTAACCTGCTTATAGGCGCGACGGACCTTGGCACGGGCTCAGACACCATCCTTGCCCAGATAGCGGCTGAAGTGCTGGGTGTAAAAACCGGGGATATGATAGTTTATTCGTCGGACACGGACCTTACGCCTTTTGACGTCGGAGCCTACGCCTCATCCACCACTTTTATTTCGGGCGGCGCGGTTAAAAAAACCGCCGAAAAAGTCCGAGAGATGATAATTGAAGTGGCGGCTAAAATACTTGACGCCAAAAAGGAAGACTTGCGTCTTGAGGGGGGAAAAGTCGTCTCAAAGACCGGGGCTTCATGTCTCTTGAGCGAGGTGGCTAATACTTCGCTTTATTATTACGACCAGCACCAGATAACCGCCTCGGCTTCACACTTCGCGCATACCTCGCCGCCTCCTTTCCAGGCGAACTTCGTGGAGGTCGAAGTGGACACCGAAACCGGCAAAATAAAAATACTGGATTATGTTTCCTGCGTGGATTGCGGCACGGCCGTAAATCCTACACTGGCCGAGGGCCAGAACGACGGGGCGGTGCTTAACGGCATAAGCCACACGCTTTCGGAGGAAATGGAGTTCTCCTCCAACGGCACTCCGCTTAACGCCTCTTTCCGCCGTTACAAGATATTCTCCTCGGCCGACACGCCCCCTGTGCGCACCTTCATAATTCCCTCATGGGAACCCAACGGCCCCTTCGGCGCCAAATCGGTTTCGGAGATAGGCATAAACGGGCCTTTGCCGGCGGTGGCCAACGCTGTTCATAACGCGGTCGGAATAAGGCTTTTTGACGCTCCCTTCACGCCGGATAAAGTGCTGGCGGCGTTAAAGAAAGCGAAGTAA